Proteins from a single region of Drosophila biarmipes strain raj3 chromosome 3R, RU_DBia_V1.1, whole genome shotgun sequence:
- the LOC108023776 gene encoding uncharacterized protein LOC108023776: MLSSTFLMTLLVVAMLMLFSAPATEATFFLIACLLRSPICPFITTTTKS; this comes from the coding sequence ATGCTGTCCTCCACTTTCCTGATGACCCTCTTGGTGGTTGCCATGCTCATGTTGTTCAGCGCTCCGGCAACTGAAGCTACATTCTTCCTTATCGCCTGTTTGCTGCGGTCACCAATTTGTCCATTCATCACGACCACTACCAAATCATAA
- the LOC108023673 gene encoding uncharacterized protein LOC108023673, translated as MLSSTFLMTVLVVAMLMLFSAPATEATFFLIACLLRSPICPFITTTTAAG; from the coding sequence ATGCTGTCCTCCACTTTCCTGATGACCGTCTTGGTGGTTGCCATGCTCATGTTGTTCAGCGCTCCGGCAACTGAAGCTACATTCTTCCTAATCGCCTGTTTGCTGCGGTCACCAATTTGTCCATTCATCACCACGACTACTGCCGCAGGATGA